One Maribacter dokdonensis DSW-8 genomic region harbors:
- a CDS encoding ThuA domain-containing protein: MKLKYATLLILTILIACGEKTKNKKEIISEEIKAPHIVFVTGEEEYRSEETFPMLAKLAKRELGAKVSIAYSIDSSGFIDPNRTDHIEGLEALETADLMVVFMRFRNLPKKELDYITNYVESGKPIVGFRTTTHAFKYDNDSTLTTYNEEWPAKVFGQQWITHHGHFDDGKFPVTDISIKEGKSDNPILNGFSEFEAYSWLYHVDGGDWKLQGDSKPILMGHSTKSQHEMNGKLDQFSLDNPVAWTKSYTGTSGKPARVFFTTLGHPYDFKLPVMRKIAMNGIYWALGKEGNIPKEGVNVTLDEPFEPNNSGFGQKFKKNQKPLTNF; this comes from the coding sequence ATGAAATTGAAATATGCTACATTACTAATTTTGACCATATTAATAGCTTGTGGTGAAAAAACAAAAAATAAAAAAGAAATCATTTCAGAAGAAATTAAAGCTCCACACATTGTTTTTGTCACTGGCGAGGAAGAGTACAGGTCAGAGGAAACGTTTCCTATGTTGGCAAAATTGGCAAAGAGAGAATTAGGCGCAAAAGTCTCCATTGCCTATTCTATTGACAGCTCAGGATTTATTGACCCTAACAGAACTGACCATATTGAAGGATTAGAAGCTTTGGAAACTGCTGATTTAATGGTCGTATTCATGCGTTTTAGAAACCTACCTAAAAAAGAACTAGATTACATAACCAATTATGTAGAATCGGGCAAACCAATTGTGGGTTTTAGAACCACTACCCATGCATTTAAATATGATAATGACTCTACTTTAACAACATATAATGAAGAATGGCCCGCAAAAGTTTTTGGGCAACAATGGATTACGCACCATGGCCACTTTGATGATGGCAAATTTCCTGTCACGGATATTTCAATTAAAGAAGGTAAAAGTGATAATCCAATTTTAAACGGCTTTTCCGAATTTGAAGCATATTCATGGTTATACCATGTTGATGGCGGAGATTGGAAATTGCAGGGCGATAGTAAACCTATTTTAATGGGGCATTCCACCAAATCTCAACACGAAATGAATGGCAAACTAGATCAATTTTCTTTGGACAACCCCGTTGCTTGGACAAAAAGCTATACTGGCACTTCTGGTAAACCTGCAAGAGTATTCTTCACTACCCTTGGTCACCCCTATGATTTTAAACTTCCCGTAATGCGCAAAATTGCCATGAACGGAATTTATTGGGCGTTAGGTAAAGAGGGCAATATCCCGAAGGAAGGAGTAAATGTAACATTAGATGAGCCGTTTGAACCAAACAACTCGGGTTTTGGGCAGAAATTTAAAAAGAATCAAAAACCATTAACCAATTTTTAA
- a CDS encoding sugar phosphate isomerase/epimerase family protein gives MALSRKNFIKTSGLGALALGTASFTANSNSKKTANTTDHQLNIGLASYTLRKYSLDELINITERLGLKDVAFKSFHLPYEANKKELTFIREKVTARGLNLYGGGVIYMKSPKDVETYFNYADNAGLPMIIGAPEHDLLPLVEQKVKDTGIKLAIHNHGPEDVVFPSPKSVYEKIKGLDSRIGLCIDVGHTFRLGLDPAEELIKYQDKLFDVHIKDIDAPIEKGQKTILGHGKIDLPAILSTLKKINYAGIVAIEYEKDANHAIYGLSESVGYIRGVLKMI, from the coding sequence ATGGCTTTATCACGAAAAAATTTCATCAAAACCAGTGGATTAGGAGCTTTGGCACTAGGTACTGCATCTTTTACAGCTAACTCAAACAGTAAAAAAACAGCAAACACTACCGATCATCAACTTAACATTGGGTTGGCTTCCTATACACTTAGAAAATATAGCTTAGATGAACTCATAAATATCACAGAGCGCTTAGGATTAAAAGATGTAGCGTTTAAAAGCTTTCATTTACCATATGAAGCAAATAAGAAAGAACTCACCTTTATACGTGAAAAAGTTACCGCAAGGGGACTCAATTTATATGGCGGTGGGGTCATTTATATGAAATCACCTAAAGATGTAGAAACCTATTTCAATTATGCAGATAATGCAGGTTTGCCTATGATTATTGGAGCACCGGAACATGATTTATTACCATTGGTAGAGCAAAAGGTAAAAGATACGGGTATCAAATTGGCTATACACAATCACGGTCCGGAGGATGTAGTTTTTCCCTCCCCAAAAAGTGTCTATGAAAAAATTAAGGGCTTAGATTCCAGAATAGGTCTATGCATAGATGTTGGTCATACTTTTAGGCTAGGACTTGACCCGGCAGAAGAACTTATAAAATATCAAGATAAATTATTTGATGTCCATATAAAGGATATAGATGCGCCAATAGAAAAAGGTCAAAAAACCATTTTAGGCCACGGCAAAATAGACTTACCTGCCATTTTAAGTACTTTAAAGAAGATTAATTATGCCGGTATTGTTGCTATAGAATATGAAAAAGACGCCAACCACGCCATTTATGGACTGTCAGAATCTGTAGGATATATAAGAGGTGTTTTAAAAATGATATAA
- a CDS encoding OstA-like protein, with product MFRLKKIYSVVLLFFACSFFGVAQQDGNEEEPKQINIVYGANFTKNEAEYPGASIFSKDTRQVQFEHQGADLWCDVAIYYQLENRLEAIGNVILKQGDSIKMTSKKINYLGDVKLAKAWGNVVLTNSDMTLRTDTLRLDREKQEAFYQDNGTVVDSANTLTSKIGKYFMELKKYQFLDSVHVQNPEYTLDSEQLDYYTTSKNAYMYGPSTINGETYKIYCERGFYDTKVETGYGIKNTRIDYNNRIIEGDSVYFNKVQEFASATNNITVTDTINKGIIRAHYAEVFKAKDSVFATKRAVSISVQERDSLYVHGDTLMVTGKPEDRVLRAFRNAKFYKTDLSGKCDSIHSEEKTGITQLIKNPIIWNGANQMTGDSIHLKSNLETEKLDSLKVLKNAFIISLDSVSMTGYNQAKGINLFGKFIDNELKLIDLVQNTEVVYYMYNDDDELIGIDKTVCSKIRITMVDNDIEDLTFYTDPDGDIFPEKDLPENSRILKGFVWRGDERILTKEDIFDEDDNNLKLVVINGIDNPIDIDAEEQQRSQNESDPINNIPAQDKATDPKKSVKPKKVK from the coding sequence ATTTTTAGGTTGAAAAAGATTTATTCAGTTGTTCTTTTGTTCTTTGCCTGTTCTTTTTTTGGTGTTGCCCAGCAAGATGGCAATGAAGAAGAACCCAAGCAAATTAATATTGTTTACGGTGCCAACTTCACTAAAAACGAAGCTGAATACCCAGGCGCCTCTATATTCAGTAAAGATACACGCCAAGTACAATTTGAACACCAAGGTGCCGATCTGTGGTGCGATGTAGCAATTTACTACCAATTAGAAAACCGTTTAGAAGCTATTGGCAATGTCATTTTAAAACAGGGTGACTCCATAAAAATGACCAGTAAAAAAATCAACTATTTGGGCGATGTAAAACTGGCAAAGGCTTGGGGTAATGTAGTTCTTACTAATTCTGACATGACGTTAAGAACAGATACCCTTCGCTTAGATCGTGAAAAACAAGAAGCATTTTATCAAGATAATGGTACTGTAGTTGATTCCGCAAATACATTGACCAGTAAAATTGGCAAGTATTTTATGGAACTCAAAAAGTATCAGTTCTTAGATAGTGTTCATGTTCAAAATCCGGAATACACTTTAGATTCTGAACAGCTAGATTACTATACAACTTCTAAAAATGCTTACATGTACGGGCCGTCGACCATAAACGGGGAAACGTATAAAATTTATTGTGAAAGAGGGTTTTACGACACCAAGGTAGAAACCGGCTATGGTATCAAAAACACGCGTATAGATTATAACAATCGTATTATTGAAGGTGACAGTGTGTACTTCAACAAAGTTCAAGAATTTGCTTCGGCCACCAATAACATTACCGTAACCGATACTATTAACAAGGGTATTATCAGAGCCCATTACGCAGAGGTGTTCAAAGCCAAAGATTCTGTCTTTGCAACTAAAAGAGCTGTTTCTATTTCTGTTCAAGAAAGAGATTCGCTGTATGTACATGGAGATACCTTAATGGTCACCGGCAAACCAGAAGATCGTGTTCTAAGAGCGTTTAGAAATGCAAAATTTTACAAAACAGATTTGAGCGGTAAGTGCGACAGTATTCATTCCGAGGAAAAGACAGGCATTACTCAATTGATAAAAAACCCTATTATTTGGAACGGTGCCAACCAGATGACAGGCGATAGTATTCATTTAAAATCGAACTTGGAAACCGAAAAGCTAGATTCTTTAAAAGTACTAAAGAACGCCTTTATAATTTCTTTAGACAGTGTAAGCATGACAGGCTACAATCAAGCTAAAGGAATTAATTTGTTCGGCAAGTTCATTGATAACGAGCTAAAACTAATTGATCTGGTTCAAAATACCGAGGTGGTATATTATATGTATAACGATGATGATGAACTTATTGGAATTGACAAAACGGTCTGCAGTAAAATCAGAATCACCATGGTAGATAATGATATAGAAGATCTGACCTTTTACACCGATCCAGATGGCGATATCTTCCCCGAAAAAGATTTACCGGAAAACAGTAGAATATTAAAAGGATTTGTATGGCGTGGCGATGAGCGCATACTAACCAAGGAAGATATATTTGATGAAGACGATAATAACCTGAAACTCGTGGTTATTAATGGTATAGACAACCCCATTGATATTGATGCAGAAGAACAGCAACGTAGTCAAAACGAATCTGACCCTATCAACAACATACCTGCGCAAGACAAAGCAACAGATCCTAAAAAATCTGTAAAACCTAAAAAGGTGAAATAA
- a CDS encoding aspartate aminotransferase family protein: MNKDFLKYQAQTSPYPLGMEVSYANGSYIYDTAGNAHLDFVAGVSACTLGHCHPKVVEAIKHQVEKYMHVMVYGEYAQSPATDYTKLLAEQLPAPLEVTYLVNSGTEAIEGALKLARRYTGRSEIIAAKSAYHGNTMGSLSLMDFEERKSVFRPLLPDVYHIKFNKEKDLEKITTKTACVILETIQGGAGFILPENNYLKKVKDRCKAVGALLILDEIQPGFGRTGKLFAFEHFNCVPDILVIGKGMASGLPVGAFTASKEIMHSLSDNPKMGHITTFGGNPVIAASSLATLNVLLNSSLIEDTLKKEQLFKELLKHPKIKEVKGKGLMLALIMDSPETANELVLRAKDKNLILFWLLFENRAVRISPPLTISELEIREGCAIILALLNAM; this comes from the coding sequence ATGAACAAGGACTTTTTAAAATACCAAGCACAAACCTCTCCGTATCCTTTAGGTATGGAGGTATCATACGCAAATGGCAGTTATATTTATGATACCGCAGGTAATGCACATTTAGACTTTGTGGCCGGTGTTTCCGCTTGTACACTTGGGCATTGTCACCCCAAAGTAGTGGAAGCCATTAAACATCAAGTTGAAAAATACATGCATGTTATGGTGTATGGTGAGTATGCACAATCACCGGCAACCGACTACACAAAGCTATTGGCCGAACAATTGCCTGCACCTTTAGAGGTAACTTATCTGGTGAACTCCGGCACGGAGGCTATTGAAGGAGCATTAAAATTAGCGCGACGATATACAGGTCGCTCAGAAATTATTGCAGCAAAATCCGCATATCATGGCAATACAATGGGCAGCCTAAGTTTAATGGATTTTGAAGAACGCAAAAGTGTTTTCCGACCACTCTTGCCCGATGTTTACCATATAAAATTCAACAAAGAAAAAGATTTAGAAAAGATCACTACCAAAACGGCCTGTGTCATATTGGAGACCATACAAGGTGGTGCCGGCTTTATTTTACCGGAAAACAATTATTTAAAAAAAGTTAAGGATCGTTGTAAAGCTGTTGGTGCATTATTAATATTGGATGAAATACAACCTGGTTTTGGCAGAACGGGAAAGCTGTTTGCATTTGAACATTTCAACTGTGTGCCAGATATACTTGTAATTGGAAAAGGAATGGCATCTGGTCTTCCTGTAGGTGCCTTTACAGCAAGCAAAGAGATTATGCACAGTCTAAGTGATAATCCTAAAATGGGACATATAACTACTTTTGGCGGCAATCCAGTAATTGCGGCATCTAGCTTAGCTACACTGAACGTATTGCTGAATTCTTCGTTAATAGAAGACACATTAAAAAAAGAACAACTTTTTAAAGAACTTTTAAAACATCCAAAAATAAAAGAGGTCAAAGGCAAAGGTCTCATGTTGGCCCTAATTATGGATTCACCAGAAACGGCCAATGAACTAGTACTAAGAGCCAAGGATAAGAATTTGATTCTATTTTGGCTATTGTTTGAAAATAGGGCCGTACGTATTTCTCCACCATTGACCATATCAGAATTGGAAATTAGGGAAGGATGTGCCATT